In Aspergillus oryzae RIB40 DNA, chromosome 6, one genomic interval encodes:
- a CDS encoding chromatin-remodeling ATPase CHD1 (chromodomain-helicase DNA-binding protein): protein MFDSVDNHVVSDSSPDPDAADESFNADSPDAEGYEDDSAMEDNAKDSSQSSSENSSSSESGRGTKRKSSSVNESDYIRQNPDLYGLRRSGRARTTRQVAQSLSDSDSDAVAPRSKRRRPVASQQTSKRPSRSATQSSFSEDSETSESEYGGSRSRTSKTKRRRQQASASAPSHAEVRFSTRNAARVSTYNEDDDDSMFEDDPDELMQNYWVNAVEDDRPAVDIVLNHRLKAGVDSSNTDLDRHDFEFYIKWQGKSHYHATWETAESLANCRSTRRLDNYIRKVLYEDIRLRQDEDVAPEDREKWNLDRERDVDAIEDYKQVERVIATREGDEGTEYLVKWKRLFYDSCTWENEELVSEIAQCEIDRFLNRSSRPPVSDKSESNPASRKSFEAIKGTPSFLRNGELKEFQVKGVNFMAFNWVKNRNVVLADEMGLGKTVQTVSFINWLRHVRRQQGPFVVVVPLSTMPSWAETFDNWTPDLNYVVYNGNEAARTVLREHELMIDGNPRRPKFNVLLTTYEYVLLDSSFLSQFKWQFMAIDEAHRLKNRESQLYAKLLEFRSPARLLITGTPIQNNLAELSALLDFLNPGLVDIDADMDLNAEAASQKLAELTKAIQPFMLRRTKSKVESDLPPKVEKIIRVELSDVQLEYYKNILTKNYAALNDGAKGQKQSLLNIMMELKKASNHPFMFPNAEAKILDGSTRREDVLRAMITSSGKMMLLDQLLAKLKRDGHRVLIFSQMVKMLDLLGEYMEFRGYTYQRLDGTIPAASRRLAIEHYNAPGSSDFAFILSTRAGGLGINLMTADTVVLFDSDWNPQADLQAMARAHRIGQTRPVSVYRLVSKDTVEEEVIERARNKLLLEFITIQRGVTDKEASEIQNKMARNGISITEPNSTEDISRILKRRGQRMFEQTGNQEKLEQLDIDSVLANAELHQTEQAEDIQADGGEEFLKAFDYVDIKVDDLTWDDIIPKEQLEEIKAEEKKKADERYLAEVIEQNRPRKRNVPGDERDSREERKAKRQARAQVSLDDGDESDSNTQLDPKRPLIEKEYRHLLRAFLRYGDIDDREEDVIREARLLDRDRETVKGALREITEKASSLVREDIEKMEALEHAGKMPTKKEKKAVLFDLHGVKRLNAYTIVERPVEMRILKEATNAVSDFKNFRVPEATKAADYSCPWGAREDGMLCIGIIRHGYGAWAQIRDDPDLALGDKFFLEEHRVERKNERLNAEDKSTKSPGAVHLVRRADYLLSVLKDKVTNGSSVNAKRAVENHHRNNRKGSRPHASASVSASPAPSIPRKGHREMDRSRHRSHTHGARDSVERHHTPNYDSRPRSFHESERARHRTSDASSEDVRRRKNSENGYSAGKEDVARLFFKPIREDLRKVSAVTKENYPNKAERASELRNLLRKIGEFIDGTLKGQSSVHSLETRLWHFVADNHWPNKEAGGAKLQEMYRKLMAAQKVAAAAPASNGS from the exons ATGTTCGATTCTGTTGACAACCACGTCGTTTCCGACTCTTCCCCGGATCCTGACGCCGCGGACGAGTCCTTTAACGCCGACTCCCCTGATGCAGAAGGGTACGAGGATGATTCTGCAATGGAGGACAACGCGAAGGACAGTAGCCAGTCCAGTAGCGAaaattcttcatcatctgaatCCGGTCGGGGAACAAAACGGAAATCATCCTCGGTCAACGAATCGGACTATATCAGACAGAATCCAGATCTGTACGGACTTCGCCGTAGTGGACGCGCTCGTACGACACGTCAGGTAGCCCAGTCTCTCTCAGACTCAGACTCGGATGCAGTGGCGCCTCGCTCAAAGCGTCGGCGCCCTGTGGCTTCACAACAAACCTCCAAGCGCCCCTCCCGCTCCGCAACCCAGTCCTCATTCTCGGAAGATTCAGAAACATCCGAATCCGAATACGGGGGCAGTCGTTCCCGTACAAGCAAGACGAAACGTCGCCGACAACAGGCGTCAGCTAGCGCACCTTCCCATGCCGAGGTCCGCTTCTCGACAAGAAATGCTGCTAGGGTCTCCACATACaatgaggacgatgatgactCAATGTTCGAGGATGACCCAGATGAATTAATGCAGAATTACTGGGTGAATGCAGTGGAAGATGATCGTCCTGCCGTGGATATTGTTCTCAACCACCGTCTGAAAGCAGGTGTAGACTCTAGTAATACCGACCTCGATCGTCATGACTTCGAGTTCTACATAAAATGGCAAGGCAAATCCCACTACCACGCAACATGGGAAACTGCCGAGTCTCTTGCAAACTGCCGCAGCACGCGCCGCCTTGACAATTACATCCGAAAGGTCCTGTATGAAGACATTCGTTTGAGGCAAGACGAGGATGTAGCCCCTGAGGATCGAGAAAAGTGGAACCTTGACCGCGAAAGAGACGTAGATGCTATCGAGGATTACAAACAGGTTGAGCGAGTCATTGCTACGCGGGAAGGCGACGAGGGGACCGAATACCTCGTGAAATGGAAACGCCTCTTTTACGACTCCTGCACGTGGGAAAACGAGGAGCTCGTTAGTGAAATCGCTCAGTGCGAAATAGATCGCTTTTTAAATCGTTCCTCTCGGCCTCCTGTCTCCGATAAGTCGGAGTCCAACCCTGCCAGCCGAAAATCATTTGAAGCCATCAAAGGTACCCCAAGTTTCCTGCGCAACGGCGAGTTGAAGGAGTTTCAGGTTAAGGGTGTCAATTTCATGGCCTTCAACTGGGTTAAAAACCGCAACGTCGTTCTTGCCGACGAAATGGGTTTAGGTAAAACTGTACAGACTGTTTCATTCATTAACTGGCTGCGACATGTTAGACGCCAGCAAGGGCCCTTTGTGGTCGTCGTCCCCTTGTCTACCATGCCGTCTTGGGCGGAGACGTTTGATAACTGGACGCCCGACCTAAATTATGTTGTCTACAACGGTAATGAAGCCGCTCGTACAGTTTTACGAGAGCACGAGCTCATGATTGATGGCAATCCTCGACGGCCGAAGTTCAATGTCCTCCTAACAACCTATGAATATGTTCTCCTAGACTCCTCTTTCCTGAGCCAATTCAAATGGCAATTCATGGCTATCGATGAGGCACATCGACTCAAGAATCGTGAATCTCAGCTATATGCAAAGCTCCTCGAGTTTAGGTCTCCTGCTCGGCTCCTTATTACCGGTACACCTATTCAGAACAACCTCGCTGAACTTTCTGCCCTTTTGGACTTCTTAAATCCTGGCCTGGTTGACATAGATGCCGACATGGACTTGAACGCGGAGGCTGCCTCTCAGAAGCTTGCGGAATTGACTAAGGCCATACAACCCTTTATGCTTCGGCGAACAAAATCTAAAGTCGAATCAGACCTGCCTCCCAAGGTGGAAAAGATCATTCGAGTAGAGCTGTCGGATGTTCAGCTGGAGTATTATAAGAACATTCTTACGAAAAACTATGCTGCGCTGAACGATGGCGCTAAGGGCCAAAAGCAGTCCCTCTTGAACATTATGATGGAACTGAAGAAAGCCAGTAACCACCCTTTCATGTTTCCGAATGCCGAAGCGAAGATTTTGGACGGTAGCACTCGCCGAGAGGATGTGTTGAGAGCTATGATCACCAGCAGTGGCAAGATGATGCTTCTCGACCAGCTCTTGGCAAAGTTGAAACGTGACGGTCATCGTGTCTTAATCTTCAGTCAAATGGTAAAAAtgcttgatcttcttggcgAGTATATGGAGTTTCGTGGCTATACGTATCAGCGGCTTGACGGAACGATCCCGGCGGCCTCTCGTCGCCTGGCCATTGAGCATTACAATGCCCCTGGAAGCAGTGATTTCGCCTTCATTCTCTCTACACGAGCAGGTGGTCTGGGAATTAACCTCATGACTGCTGATACAGTTGTTCTGTTCGACTCGGATTGGAATCCCCAGGCCGATCTGCAGGCCATGGCAAGAGCACACCGTATTGGTCAGACGAGACCTGTCAGCGTGTATCGTCTAGTCTCGAAAGATACagtagaagaggaagtgaTTGAGAGGGCCCGGAATAAGCTTCTTTTGGAATTCATCACGATTCAGCGTGGTGTCACCGACAAGGAGGCATCAGAGATCCAAAACAAGATGGCGCGAAATGGAATCTCCATCACTGAACCGAACTCGACTGAGGATATTTCTCGTATCCTCAAGCGTCGTGGCCAGAGAATGTTTGAACAGACTGGAAACCAGGAGAAATTGGAGCAGCTTGACATCGACTCCGTGCTTGCAAATGCCGAATTGCACCAGACCGAACAAGCCGAGGATATCCAGGCTGATGGCGGTGAAGAATTTCTCAAGGCCTTTGACTACGTCGATATCAAGGTCGATGACCTTACATGGGACGACATCATCCCCAAGGAGCAGCttgaggaaatcaaagctgaggagaagaagaaagctgacgAACGCTATCTCGCGGAGGTTATCGAGCAAAATCGCCCACGCAAACGTAATGTGCCCGGGGATGAACGAGATTCTCGTGAAGAACgcaaagcaaagagacaAGCGAGGGCTCAGGTTTCCcttgatgatggcgacgaaTCCGATTCGAATACGCAACTGGACCCAAAACGACCACTTATAGAGAAGGAGTATCGCCATTTGTTGCGTGCCTTCTTGCGTTATGGTGATATAGATGATCGCGAAGAGGATGTTATCCGTGAGGCGCGTCTACTGGACCGTGACAGGGAGACCGTTAAGGGTGCACTTCGTGAGATTACTGAGAAGGCTTCCTCTCTTGTCCGcgaggatattgagaagatggaagCTCTTGAACATGCCGGCAAAATGCCCACtaagaaggagaagaaagccgtTCTTTTTGATCTACATGGTGTTAAGCGTCTTAACGCATATACCATCGTTGAGCGCCCGGTTGAGATGCGGATCCTGAAGGAAGCGACAAACGCGGTGTCTGATTTCAAGAATTTTCGGGTTCCCGAAGCCACCAAGGCGGCTGATTACTCGTGTCCTTGGGGTGCCCGGGAAGATGGTATGCTTTGCATTGGTATCATACGCCATGGCTATGGTGCCTGGGCTCAGATTCGAGACGACCCAGATCTTGCGCTTGGGGATAAGTTTTTCCTTGAGGAGCACCGGGTTGAACGGAAAAACGAGCGTCTGAATGCAGAAGATAAGTCTACTAAATCTCCCGGCGCTGTTCACCTTGTCCGCCGGGCAGATTATCTGCTATCTGTTCTCAAAGACAAAGTTACCAATGGTTCAAGCGTCAATGCCAAGAGGGCTGTCGAAAATCACCACCGCAATAATCGCAAAGGTTCTCGGCCCCACGCTAGTGCTAGTGTTTCTGCTTCACCCGCGCCTTCAATTCCACGCAAAGGCCATCGTGAAATGGATCGGTCAAGGCATCGTTCTCATACTCACGGGGCTCGGGATAGCGTTGAACGCCATCACACTCCGAACTACGACTCCCGACCAAGGTCTTTTCATGAGAGCGAACGCGCCCGCCATAGGACGTCCGATGCGTCGAGTGAAGATGTTCGTCGTCGGAAGAATAGTGAGAACGGTTATTCTGCAGGCAAGGAGGACGTCGCACGCCTCTTCTTTAAGCCCATTCGTGAAGACCTCAGGAAGGTCTCGGCTGTTACCAAGGAGAACTACCCGAATAAAGCGGAGCGGGCTTCTGAGTTACGGAATCTTCTCCGTAAGATCGGTGAATTTATAGATGGTACTTTGAAGGGACAAAGCTCCGTTCATTCCTTAGAGACCCGTTTATG GCATTTTGTTGCGGATAATCATTGGCCTAATAAAGAAGCTGGAGGGGCCAAACTCCAAGAAATGTATCGAAAGTTGATGGCTGCTCAGAAAGTTGCAGCTGCCGCCCCAGCTTCCAATGGAAGCTAG
- a CDS encoding ATP-binding cassette domain-containing protein (RNAse L inhibitor, ABC superfamily), whose product MSDKLTRIAIVNSDKCKPKVHDTHLFSIFIYRVILIYSQKCRQECKKSCPVVRTGKLCIEVTPESKIAFISERLCIGCGICPKKCPFGAIHIINLPTNLETQVTHRYSANSFKLHRLPMPRPGQVLGLVGTNGIGKSTALKILSGKLKPNLGRYDNPPDWEEILKYFRGSELQNYFTKVLEDDLKAVVKPQYVDQIPRAVKGPVQNVGDLIKARAQMDNMEHILDVLELRQVRGRDIGHLSGGELQRFAIGLVCVQKADVYMFDEPSSYLDVKQRLAAARTIRELLRPDDYVIVVEHDLAVLDYLSDFVCVLYGRPAVYGVVTLPSSVREGINIFLDGHIPTENLRFREESLTFRLAEAGDEFLVNRDRAFTYPSMEKTLGNFHLKIDAGNFTDSEIVVMMGENGTGKTTFCKMLAGAEKPDNGVTVPKLNISMKPQKITPKFQGTVRQLFFKRIKAAFLSPQFQTDVYKPLKIDDFIDQEVQNLSGGELQRVAIVLALGIPADIYLIDEPSAYLDSEQRIVAARVIKRFIMHTKKTAFIVEHDFIMSTYLADRVIVFDGKPSIDAHANAPESLVTGCNSFLQSLDVTFRRDPNSYRPRINKYQSQMDQEQKLSGNYFFLEEES is encoded by the exons ATGTCTGACAAGCTTACCAG AATTGCTATTGTCAACAGTGACAAA TGCAAACCGAAGGTACACGATACACACCTGTTTTCTATATTCATTTACAGAGTGATACTCATATATTCGCAGAAATGTCGCCAGGAATGTAAAAAGTCTTGCCCCGTCGTCCGTACGGGTAAGCTTTGTATCGAAGTCACTCCCGAATCGAAGATCGCCTTCATCTCCGAGCGCCTCTGTATCGGTTGCGGTATCTGTCCTAAGAAATGTCCTTTCGGTGCGATTCATATTATCAACTTGCCCACCAACCTGGAAACCCAGGTCACCCACCGTTACTCCGCGAACAGTTTCAAGCTTCACCGACTTCCCATGCCCCGTCCCGGACAGGTCCTTGGTCTCGTCGGCACAAACGGTATCGGAAAGAGTACCGCTCTGAAGATTCTTAGCGGCAAGCTGAAGCCTAACCTTGGACGTTATGACAACCCTCCtgactgggaagagatcTTGAAGTATTTCCGTGGTTCCGAACTGCAGA ACTATTTTACCAAAGtgctggaagatgacctGAAGGCCGTTGTGAAGCCTCAGTATGTCGACCAGATCCCTAGAGCAGTGAAGGGTCCAGTCCAGAACGTTGGCGACCTCATCAAAGCTCGTGCTCAAATGGACAACATGGAGCATATTCTTGATGTACTTG AGCTTCGCCAAGTTCGAGGACGTGACATTGGTCATCTTTCTGGAGGAGAGCTTCAGCGATTCGCCATTGGTCTGGTCTGCGTGCAAAAGGCTGACGT TTACATGTTTGATGAACCGTCTTCTTATCTTGACGTCAAACAGCGTCTCGCTGCGGCCCGTACAATCCGAGAGCTTCTGCGACCCGACGACTATGTTATCGTTGTTGAGCACGATCTGGCTGTCCTTGATTACCTTTCCGATTTTGTTTGCGTGCTTTACGGAAGACCTGCGGTTTATGGTGTGGTCACATTGCCCTCTTCAGTTCGCGAAGgtatcaatatcttcttgGATGGTCATATCCCGACTGAGAACCTCCGTTTCCGAGAGGAATCTCTTACTTTCCGTCTCGCCGAGGCAGGTGATGAATTCCTGGTTAACAGGGACCGTGCTTTCACTTATCCAAGCATGGAGAAAACTCTTGGTAACTTCCACTTGAAGATTGATGCCGGCAACTTCACAGACTCGGAGATTGTCGTCATGATGGGAGAGAATGGTACCGGCAAGACCACTTTCTGTAAGATGCTCGCTGGCGCCGAGAAGCCCGATAACGGTGTTACGGTGCCCAAGTTGAACATCAGCATGAAGCCTCAGAAGATTACCCCCAAGTTCCAAGGCACTGTCCGCCAGTTGTTCTTCAAGCGTATCAAGGCTGCTTTCCTGTCGCCACAGTTCCAGACCGATGTATACAAGCCCCTTAAGATCGACGATTTCATTGACCAGGAGGTTCAGAACCTGTCTGGTGGTGAATTGCAGCGTGTTGCTATCGTCCTGGCTCTTGGAATCCCCGCCGACATTTACCTGATTGACGAGCCTAGTGCTTATCTCGACTCCGAGCAGCGTATCGTGGCCGCGAGGGTGATCAAGCGTTTCATCATGCACACCAAAAAGACCGCTTTCATTGTCGAGCACGATTTTATCATGTCTACTTATCTAGCTGACAGAGTCATTGTTTTCGACGGCAAGCCTTCCATCGATGCGCACGCCAACGCTCCCGAATCTCTGGTTACCGGCTGCAATAGTTTCTTGCAGAGCCTGGATGTTACTTTCCGTCGTGATCCCAACAGTTACCGCCCTCGTATCAACAAGTACCAGAGTCAGATGGACCAGGAACAGAAGTTGAGTGGCAACTAC TTCttcctggaggaagagagttga
- a CDS encoding TRAPP trafficking subunit Trs65 domain-containing protein (predicted protein) encodes MPSLEIPGEFLRHSVLDTVVPHASDIDLEAALTSALEGGADDLSSVLSFIPQRSLLFFDEFCNARIVLRLSNCSQASLKYHLEHLEVKLDVFAIDPAETVAENPTPTRDLIFSGVVKRDEEPLVVVNEFEGETGSGNHVYVIWSIETFLKRPRIRIQHPSLLFIASVSLNPSESRQQESRDDDYLPPLIPASINILQPLSSDNAFPQKDPFLPASRLLRVVPAQYSEDPIYNVQQQSGHPIRVVPAASARIRYSRLNSYSGRPTTVASLDFEVTPFLNCEVVFDKAELHMSDGTIETLSDASGLVPPISCRPRDDVTLIYKLTPEYGPDPNPSTTVMVSILDIRLEAIIKLSPNCSPRILMQWRTNVDFSMALNPTFGGPSQALQRTNRPASLPMTPNQSNTATGGPPSRSSFRERAYSVADMGVTVSFSGPASVVVGKPFAWNVFIVNRSATSRKFALNAIPRRKRADPRSHVARPSSSSLTSRREDQVAEAVTDDNIVHAMQKSVAGQEAELVCLSTDLRVGPLLPGTCFATELKLLPLAVGALHLEAVRLVEVNTNETTDIKDLPDILSFDRNGIPPQDKK; translated from the exons ATGCCGAGCCTCGAAATCCCTGGGGAATTTCTAAGACATTCTGTGCTAGATACAGTTGTCCCGCATGCTTCAGATATAGATCTGGAGGCGGCGCTGACGTCTGCCTTGGAAGGGGGAGCAGATGACTTATCATCTGTTCTCTCATTCATACCTCAGCGCTCACTCCTGTTCTTTG ATGAGTTCTGCAACGCCCGCATCGTTCTGAGACTTTCCAACTGCTCGCAGGCGAGCCTAAAATACCACCTTGAACACCTGGAAGTGAAGCTCGACGTCTTCGCCATCGACCCGGCTGAAACAGTTGCTGAGAACCCGACACCTACTAGGGACCTAATATTCTCAGGGGTCGTaaagagagatgaagaaccgCTGGTAGTGGTGAATGAATTCGAAGGAGAGACGGGAAGTGGTAACCATGTCTACGTGATCTGGAGCATTGAGACATTTCTCA AACGCCCTCGTATACGTATTCAGCACCCCTCTCTTCTGTTTATTGCATCTGTCAGCCTCAACCCGTCTGAAAGCCGACAGCAGGAGTCTCGCGACGATGACTATCTCCCGCCATTGATACCTGCATCCATAAATATTCTGCAGCCATTGTCGTCTGATAACGCTTTTCCGCAGAAGGATCCTTTTCTGCCAGCGTCTAGACTTCTACGAGTTGTACCGGCGCAATACAGCGAAGATCCTATCTATAACGTCCAGCAACAATCAGGTCATCCGATACGAGTTGTGCCTGCAGCTAGTGCAAGGATACGATACTCTCGGCTAAACTCTTATTCGGGACGGCCAACAACCGTGGCAAGTCTTGATTTCGAGGTGACACCGTTCCTCAATTGTGAAGTCGTCTTCGATAAAGCAGAACTTCACATGTCAGATGGGACTATCGAAACCCTCTCTGATGCGTCTGGGCTAGTTCCGCCGATATCATGTCGACCACGGGATGACGTTACTTTGATATATAAACTGACGCCAGAATATGGTCCAGATCCTAATCCCTCAACAACGGTGATGGTCAGCATCTTAGACATCCGGTTGGAGGCCATTATTAAACTCTCACCCAATTGCAGCCCGCGGATTCTAATGCAATGGAGGACAAATGTTGATTTCTCTATGGCCCTCAACCCTACGTTTGGTGGACCGAGTCAGGCTTTGCAACGGACCAACCGGCCGGCTAGTCTTCCCATGACGCCGAATCAATCCAATACTGCAACCGGAGGGCCCCCTAGCAGAAGCTCCTTCCGAGAAAGGGCGTACTCTGTAGCGGATATGGGAGTGACCGTGTCCTTTTCTGGCCCTGCTAGTGTGGTGGTCGGGAAACCCTTCGCTTGGAATGTTTTTATCGTCAATCGGTCAGCAACATCTCGTAAATTCGCTTTGAATGCCATTCCACGAAGGAAGCGAGCCGATCCAAGAAGTCACGTAGCCcgaccatcgtcttcatcgctcACGAGTCGGCGGGAGGATCAAGTTGCCGAAGCCGTGACGGATGATAATATCGTTCATGCCATGCAGAAGAGTGTGGCAGGGCAAGAGGCAGAGCTGGTCTGTTTGAGCACGGATCTTCGAGTCGG TCCACTTCTACCCGGAACATGTTTTGCGACCGAACTAAAGCTGCTTCCATTGGCAGTGGGGGCGCTCCATTTAGAAGCCGTGCGTCTTGTGGAAGTCAACACGAATGAGACGACAGATATCAAAGATCTCCCAGATATTCTATCCTTTGATAGGAATGGAATACCACCTCAGGATAAGAAATAG
- a CDS encoding snoRNA-splicing protein PRP40 (spliceosomal protein FBP11/Splicing factor PRP40): MNPMNGPGAPALWQEARNADGRVYYYNVQTKATQWNKPVELMTPVERALANQPWKEYTADGGRKYWYNTETKQSTWEIPDVYKNALAQAQTAQPPPAAGPTFVAGGVSSFSSYPQQRERDDYDRGYGDRRGGYGSGDANGLVAAPMLGATTEPEYSSVEEAENAFMKMLRRHNVQPDWSWEQTIRATVKDPQYRALKDPKDRKAAFEKYAVEVRMQEKDRAKERFAKLRADFNTMLKRHPEIKHYSRWKTIRPIIEGETIFRSTDDEDERRQLFEEYILELKKEHAEKESVKRKAAMDELVNILKSLELEPYTRWSEAHAIIQSNDQVQNDDKFKSLSKSDILTVFENHIKSLERAFNDARQQQKAAKARKERHAREQFTELLKELRSQGKIKAGSKWMNIYPLIKEDPRYLGILGNSGSSPLDLFWDVVEEEERSLRGPRNDVLDVLDDKRFDVTPKTTFEEFNTVVLADRRTANLDQEILQLIFQRIQDKAIRRTEEEKHAADRHQRRAVDALRSRIKRLEPPVRPTDTWDQVRPRVEKYEEYKAIDSDELRQSAFDKVIRRLKEKEEDTDRDRDRDRGSRRDHYDRSDRDHRSYRGERRGASSRLSRTPEPDAYEADRRKAQADRERSYRKVSGLSPVRERREERDRERDRDRDRYRERDRDRERDRDRDRDWERERSTRSLSHYDRERRDREEERERLYRTRGDPRGSRDELDYGADTRSTVSNDRRRRRDSDTESVASRSAKRYRRDSRERERSGGPKREKDRRERTPAVEEAKKEEKAVHSGSEEGEIEED; encoded by the exons ATGAATCCGATGAATGGCCCCGGGGCGCCTGCTCTTTGGCAGGAGGCTCGCAACGCCGATGGAAGGGTATACTACTACAATGTCCAGACAAAAGCCACGCAATGGAATAAGCCCGTGGAGTTGATGACGCCCGTCGAG CGTGCTCTGGCAAATCAACCATGGAAAGAGTATACTGCCGATGGTGGTCGAAAGTACTGGTACAATACGGAGACCAAGCAAAGCACTTGGGAGATACCAGATGTCTATAAGAATGCTTTGGCGCAAGCTCAGACGGCCCAACCTCCGCCCGCAGC GGGGCCAACATTTGTCGCGGGCGGTGTTAGCTCGTTTTCCTCCTATCCACAGCAACGTGAACGTGACGACTACGACCGAGGATATGGCGATCGGCGTGGTGGATATGGCTCCGGTGATGCCAATGGGCTTGTGGCTGCCCCTATGCTGGGGGCGACTACAGAGCCAGAGTACAGTTCAGTTGAGGAGGCGGAAAATGCGTTCATGAAGATGCTCAGACGCCATAATGTACAACCGGATTGGTCTTGGGAGCAAACTATTCGCGCAACGGTTAAAGATCCTCAGTACCGTGCTCTGAAAGACCCCAAAGACCGCAAGGCAGCCTTTGAAAAATACGCGGTCGAGGTTCGCATGCAGGAAAAGGATCGGGCGAAAGAAAGATTCGCTAAGCTCAGAGCAGATTTCAATACCATGCTGAAGCGTCATCCTGAAATCAAGCATTATAGTCGCTGGAAGACCATTCGGCCGATTATTGAGGGTGAGACTATCTTCAGATCTAcggacgatgaggatgaaaggCGCCAACTCTTCGAGGAGTACATTCTTGAactcaagaaagaacacGCTGAGAAGGAATCCGTTAAGCGTAAAGCTGCAATGGATGAACTAGTAAATATCCTGAAGTCACTCGAGCTCGAGCCGTACACACGGTGGTCTGAAGCGCATGCCATCATCCAGTCAAATGATCAGGTGCAAAATGACGATAAGTTCAAATCCCTCAGCAAGTCTGATATTTTAACTGTCTTTGAAAACCATATCAAGTCTCTTGAACGGGCATTCAACGATGCGCGTCAACAACAGAAAGCcgcaaaggcaagaaaagagcGTCATGCTCGTGAGCAGTTCACTGAACTTCTGAAAGAGCTGAGGTCTCAAGGCAAGATCAAGGCCGGCAGCAAATGGATGAACATCTACCCATTGATTAAGGAAGACCCACGTTATCTTGGAATCTTGGGTAATTCGGGTTCATCTCCCCTAGATCTCTTTTGGGATGtggttgaggaagaagagcggtCACTTCGAGGCCCGCGAAATGATGTTttggatgttcttgat GACAAACGCTTCGATGTTACGCCCAAGACTACCTTCGAAGAATTCAATACCGTCGTGCTTGCTGATCGCCGCACAGCCAATCTTGATCAAGAGATCCTTCAGCTTATCTTCCAGCGCATTCAGGATAAAGCAATTCGACggactgaagaggaaaagcatgCGGCCGACCGTCATCAGCGCCGTGCTGTTGATGCCTTACGCTCGCGAATCAAACGTCTGGAGCCTCCTGTCCGACCGACAGATACTTGGGATCAAGTGCGGCCCAGAGTAGAAAAATACGAAGAGTATAAGGCCATCGATTCGGATGAACTTCGACAATCTGCCTTTGACAAGGTTATTCGCCGcctcaaggagaaggaagaggatacCGATCGGGACCGTGACCGAGATCGTGGTAGCCGACGCGATCATTATGACCGCAGTGACCGTGATCATCGTAGTTATAGAGGCGAGAGGCGAGGAGCCTCTAGTCGTCTTAGTCGTACCCCAGAACCGGATGCCTACGAGGCAGACCGGCGTAAAGCCCAGGCAGACCGCGAGCGCTCCTACCGGAAGGTTAGTGGGCTCTCACCGGTGCGAGAGAGGCGAGAAGAGCGTGATCGAGAAAGGGACCGAGATAGGGATCGCTACCGCGAGCGTGACCGTGACCGCGAACGTGATCGTGATCGTGATCGCGATTGGGAACGTGAACGAAGCACTCGTTCTCTCAGCCACTATGACCGCGAACGCCGcgaccgagaagaagagcgtgaaAGACTCTATCGCACCCGCGGTGATCCACGGGGCAGTCGGGACGAACTGGACTACGGCGCGGACACTCGAAGTACCGTCAGCAATGACCGTAGGCGCAGGCGTGATAGCGACACGGAAAGCGTTGCCAGTCGCTCTGCCAAACGGTATCGTCGCGACAGCCGCGAACGGGAGCGCAGTGGAGGTCCCAAGCGTGAGAAAGACCGTCGCGAGCGCACCCCAGCCGtagaggaagcaaagaaggaggagaaggccgTTCATTCTGGtagtgaagaaggagagatcGAGGAAGATTAA